One window from the genome of Oryza glaberrima chromosome 3, OglaRS2, whole genome shotgun sequence encodes:
- the LOC127767976 gene encoding uncharacterized protein LOC127767976 — MEQPEDPKLNLVDLLPDDVLADILRRLAPRPLAACRCVCKPWRAVVDGHRLLRADLLPLSLGGIFVNFHEVFTSFFLRRPSARPPAAAISGKFEDFTPTAARSTVVDHCNGLLMLRSRYVVNPAMQRWAAFPEPPPPRPGIARSFYHDEYLVFDPTVSPHYEVFLIPSVTPEEFVSKKLRPKVEESEWPPSPCFLSVFSSSTGQWEERSFVREGEAAGTIADMRSQPLLEQYNAVYWKRALYVHREANFVMRISPSKSKYQVIKLPIAQDGYVDPFLARSEKGVYLAVLDRCHLRVWILNESCEQMKWELKYDKEIQLSFQRWNYDEESVGPWTLHYSRRDVYDGDDTNYNAEVAERKFEWDSDSDDVLDLEDRVQRSSHGGFLILGFHPYKEVIFLDEGSSRGLAYHLGTSKAQDLGRLRPNFFDHWHVEGVNRSFVYTPCWIGELSNGI; from the exons ATGGAGCAGCCGGAGGATCCGAAGCTGAACCTGGTAGACCTACTACCCGACGACGTGCTCGCCGacatcctccgccgcctcgcgccgcgcccgcTAGCCGCGTGCCGCTGCGTCTGCAAGCCCTGGCGGGCCGTCGTCGACGGCCACCGCCTGCTGCGCGCGGACCTCCTCCCGCTGTCACTGGGGGGCATCTTCGTCAACTTCCACGAGGTGTTCACGTccttcttcctccgccgcccgtccgcgcggccccccgccgccgcgatctCCGGCAAGTTCGAGGACTtcacccccaccgccgccaggaGCACCGTCGTGGATCACTGCAACGGCCTGCTCATGCTCCGCAGCCGCTACGTGGTCAACCCGGCCATGCAGCGGTGGGCGGCCTTCCCCGAACCCCCGCCACCTCGTCCCGGGATCGCGAGGAGCTTCTACCATGACGAGTACCTCGTGTTCGACCCCACCGTATCTCCGCACTACGAGGTGTTCCTGATCCCGAGTGTTACTCCCGAGGAATTTGTGTCCAAGAAACTGAGGCCAAAGGTTGAGGAATCAGAGTGGCCACCCTCTCCTTGCTTCTTGAGTGTGTTCTCGTCGAGCACGGGGCAATGGGAAGAGAGATCCTTCGTACGTGAAGGTGAGGCCGCCGGGACGATCGCGGATATGAGATCGCAACCGCTATTGGAACAGTACAACGCGGTCTATTGGAAACGTGCACTCTACGTACATAGGGAAGCTAATTTTGTTATGAG AATTTCTCCGTCAAAAAGTAAGTATCAAGTAATTAAATTGCCTATAGCGCAAGATGGATATGTGGATCCTTTTCTTGCAAGATCGGAGAAGGGCGTGTACCTCGCAGTACTTGATCGGTGCCATCTACGGGTTTGGATTCTCAACGAATCATGTGAGCAGATGAAGTGGGAACTGAAATACGACAAGGAAATTCAACTCTCGTTTCAGCGCTGGAACTACGATGAGGAAAGTGTCGGACCATGGACTTTACACTACAGCCGCCGTGATGTTTATGATGGAGATGACACTAATTACAATGCAGAAGTAGCGGAAAGGAAGTTCGAGTGGGACTCTGACAGCGATGATGTTCTCGACTTGGAGGATAGGGTTCAAAGGTCTTCTCATGGTGGTTTTTTAATCCTTGGATTTCATCCTTACAAAGAAGTTATCTTTCTAGATGAAGGATCAAGTAGAGGATTGGCTTATCACTTGGGTACCTCTAAGGCTCAAGACTTAGGTAGGTTACGCCCCAATTTTTTCGACCATTGGCACGTTGAAGGCGTTAATCGGTCGTTCGTGTATACGCCTTGCTGGATTGGAGAGCTCTCTAATGGgatatag